The Montipora foliosa isolate CH-2021 chromosome 14, ASM3666993v2, whole genome shotgun sequence genome window below encodes:
- the LOC137984347 gene encoding uncharacterized protein isoform X1: MRLLVFVIFFARAAIHGLEDSFTITTDEDEPVTFDFLKYNKASIKLAPKVAIVHQPKYGAFATASDGSLNVQNELCDAHATYIPNMDFSGEDVFVYSYLYENLTTTSDGELLARILVRPKSDTIMAQSDEVSMTTEDGHLHIPVLQNDYSKDRSAVCITKEEKHYSEDKQVKFEEIAEILGMTAIQQKPPKAPDCLFDQFDPNLKIWIPGSFCIVEISSGAAATADYDGDGLMDLYYARMDGPDQLWRNLGNGTYQDYTAEANLSSTAFHRSSAVVWLDIDNDGDMDLYIGTMAESRFFLYVNDGMGHYTEEAEERGLALQPKIPPYKTSTMTIAVGDYNKDGWLDIYTTEWLPHLDLSFDYNNASHSNVKLLRNLGAEGKPGHFEDVTERAGLAKTAEPTVDADRFGGVDVRYYGVMNTGLIKDILPGPFKLGALFTDLDDDGYQDLVTTGDFRTSDVYWNNGDGTFTRGTKEANLGTDENGMGIAVADYDMDGRQDWFVTSIYMSKEQMEPFRDVYLGGGFIFGHTGNRLYRNEGGRKFSDRTDEVGVRYGNWGWGSAFFDYDNDGDLDLIHTNGFDDPDVTDTDFLHHTPTRLYDNMFFEDNNGSARFMETGFRKGISDVFDGRGAFVFDYEEDGDLDVFISNNANRPVFYRNIGGNKQDYIRVTVLEASVDRESIGAMVYLYSPKLKREVMREIRSVSGFSGQGEYVAHFGLGSETEDTFRIRVYWPVTNNTRIIHNVTRRSSVTVRDIWGHRNAVEETKSPSESSPRCTRLLVKEVARAPAHGQVVVGPKHVTYYPDADFAGEDSFNYAVSDGVNSAIATVNVKVTKVDTPPPSPEQLAEKFPRLDAVNNNPDHPDWGKPFMPLLRLLPSAYDDGFDAPAGSNRSSPRLISNVVCDQRIDVFSEPGLNDFHMHFGQMLAHDTDFATPYANFLTTDNLGIPIPEGDPWFDPHSSGKEIMRFRRSGIMQTSGKLHGRPREQVNKVTAFIDLSLVYGSDDGRALALRTMENGKLKHQSSDIIDFNKKELTNLNLLNGPRDKMLVSGDNRVNVQPGLIAFHTLWSREHNRICDDLLQQPRYQNMDDETLFNHARTLTRAKWQKIVWTEFLPTVIGLQEYENLGEYKGYNSSIHVGIFNEFGTAAFRFGHSQVGNIMPRLDENWTMIGSGHLSLRDAYFNPGRVLREGGIEPLIRGMMVQKAQKVDLQFSDSVRNFLFGTNTMGLDLVAINIQRGRDHGLPDYNTVREGVGLPKRTSFADITPDKTVHEELQKVYSSVDDIDLWIGGLAEPHVEGGCVGETFARIIALQYRVLRDGDRFWYENTDTALYQLKDRTTLPTKGTSMVDVLYRNTGIKWKGSPFFVKDM; encoded by the exons GTTTGGAAGACTCGTTCACCATAACAACTGATGAAGACGAGCCAGTGACGTTCGACTTTCTCAAGTACAACAAGGCTTCTATCAAACTCGCGCCAAAAGTCGCCATTGTCCATCAGCCTAAATATGGAGCATTTGCGACTGCGTCGGACGGGAGTCTCAATGTACAAAACGAACTGTGCGATGCTCATGCAACGTACATTCCTAACATGGATTTCTCAGGCGAAGATGTCTTCGTGTATTCGTACCTTTATGAAAACCTCACCACGACTTCCGATGGAGAGCTTCTAGCTAGAATCCTTGTTCGACCGAAGTCCGATACTATAATGGCACAATCTGATGAAGTCAGCATGACTACGGAAGATGGACACTTGCACATTCCAGTATTGCAGAATGACTACAGTAAGGACAGATCAGCGGTGTGTATAACAAAAGAAGAGAAGCATTACTCTGAAGATAAACAG GTAAAGTTTGAGGAAATAGCCGAAATTCTTGGCATGACAGCCATCCAGCAGAAGCCACCTAAAGCACCAGACTGCCTGTTCGACCAGTTTGATCCAAACCTGAAAATCTGGATTCCTGGATCGTTTTGCATAGTTGAGATCAGCTCGGGGGCTGCAGCAACCGCTGACTATGACGGTGACGGGCTCATGGACCTTTACTACGCGCGCATGGATGGCCCAGATCAACTGTGGCGTAACCTTGGCAACGGGACGTACCAAGACTACACGGCCGAAGCTAACCTGAGCTCAACCGCTTTCCATCGTTCCTCAGCAGTAGTTTGGTTAGATATTGACAACGATGGTGATATGGACCTGTACATAGGTACTATGGCTGAAAGCAGATTCTTTCTGTACGTAAACGACGGTATGGGACATTATACAGAGGAGGCTGAGGAGAGGGGCCTCGCATTGCAGCCTAAAATACCCCCCTACAAAACAAGCACCATGACCATAGCAGTTGGGGACTATAACAAAGACGGCTGGCTGGATATTTATACAACCGAGTGGTTACCGCATCTCGACCTCAGTTTCGATTACAACAACGCCTCGCACTCAAACGTCAAGTTGCTCAGAAACCTCGGCGCGGAGGGCAAGCCGGGACACTTTGAAGACGTGACAGAACGAGCAGGATTGGCCAAAACCGCAGAGCCCACTGTGGACGCGGACAGGTTTGGTGGTGTAGATGTTCGCTATTACGGTGTTATGAACACTGGGTTGATAAAGGATATCCTTCCAGGACCTTTTAAGCTGGGAGCCCTATTCACAGATTTGGACGATGACG GATACCAAGACCTTGTCACCACCGGAGATTTTAGAACAAGTGATGTTTACTGGAACAATGGCGACGGAACATTCACCCGAGGAACAAAGGAGGCGAATTTAGGCACGGACGAGAATGGTATGGGCATTGCAGTGGCCGACTATGATATGGATGGACGTCAAGACTGGTTTGTTACCAGTATTTACATGTCGAAAGAACAGATGGAGCCATTTAGAGATGTGTATCTTGGCGGGGGCTTTATTTTTGGCCACACTGGAAACAGGCTTTATAG AAACGAAGGTGGACGCAAGTTCTCCGATCGAACGGATGAGGTTGGGGTTCGCTACGGAAACTGGGGCTGGGGCTCAGCTTTCTTCGACTACGACAATGATGGGGACCTGGACCTGATTCACACCAATGGTTTTGATGACCCGGATGTCACTGACACGGACTTTCTTCACCATACGCCGACGCGTCTCTATGACAACATgttttttgaagacaataaCGGGTCTGCCCGGTTTATGGAAACCGGTTTTCGAAAAGGCATCTCCGATGTTTTTGACGGAAGAGGTGCTTTTGTTTTCGACTACGAAGAAGACGGCGACTTGGATGTTTTCATCTCCAATAATGCAAATCGGCCGGTTTTCTATCGCAATATCGGAGGAAATAAACAAGATTACATTCGAGTCACTGTCCTTGAGGCCAGTGTTGATAGGGAGAGCATCGGCGCAATGGTGTATCTCTATTCACcgaaactgaagagagaagTCATGCGCGAAATTCGAAGTGTATCAGGGTTCTCCGGTCAAGGCGAATACGTCGCACATTTCGGGTTAGGTTCGGAAACCGAAGACACCTTCCGAATCCGCGTTTACTGGCCAGTTACAAACAATACTCGTATTATCCATAACGTTACTCGTCGTTCCTCGGTCACCGTTCGGGACATCTGGGGACATCGCAATGCTGTGGAGGAGACCAAGTCTCCGAGTGAGTCGTCACCAAGGTGTACTCGGCTACTGGTAAAAGAGGTCGCCCGGGCACCAGCGCATGGGCAAGTGGTGGTGGGTCCCAAGCACGTGACGTATTACCCTGATGCAGATTTTGCTGGTGAAGATAGCTTCAATTATGCTGTGAGTGACGGTGTGAATTCAGCCATCGCCACAGTCAACGTCAAG GTTACCAAAGTGGACACTCCACCTCCTTCCCCAGAGCAGTTGGCAGAAAAGTTCCCTCGCTTGGATGCAGTCAATAACAACCCCGACCACCCCGACTGGGGAAAACCATTTATGCCGCTACTACGCCTACTCCCCTCAGCTTACGACGATGGCTTCGATGCGCCCGCGGGCTCAAACAGATCGAGCCCACGACTTATTTCAAACGTCGTTTGTGATCAGCGGATTGACGTCTTCAGCGAGCCCGGCCTCAATGACTTCCACATGCATTTTGGTCAGATGTTAGCCCACGATACCGACTTTGCTACACCGTATGCAAATTTCCTGACCACTGATAACTTGGGCATTCCCATTCCGGAAGGAGATCCGTGGTTTGACCCGCATAGTTCAGGAAAAGAGATTATGCGATTCAGACGATCCGGGATCATGCAAACCAGTGGAAAATTACATGGCAGACCAAGAGAACAG GTGAACAAGGTCACAGCTTTTATCGATCTTTCGCTTGTGTACGGCTCTGATGACGGTCGAGCTCTGGCTTTGCGAACAATGGAGAATGGTAAGCTTAAACATCAATCTAGCGACATCATCGACTTCAACAAAAAGGAACTCACAAACCTGAACCTGCTCAACGGACCTCGTGACAAAATGCTCGTGTCAGGTGACAACCGAGTGAACGTGCAACCTGGCCTCATCGCTTTTCACACGCTGTGGTCACGTGAACACAATCGGATCTGCGACGATCTTCTCCAGCAGCCTAGGTACCAGAATATGGATGACGAAACTTTGTTCAACCACGCTCGCACCTTGACTCGTGCTAAATGGCAAAAAATTGTCTGGACCGAGTTCCTTCCAACGGTCATTGGGCTTCAAGAGTACGAGAACCTTGGAGAATACAAAGGTTATAACTCCTCGATCCATGTCGGTATATTCAACGAGTTTGGTACTGCAGCTTTTAGATTCGGCCACAGCCAAGTTGGGAACATAATGCCTCGATTGGACGAGAACTGGACCATGATTGGAAGCGGCCACTTATCGCTTCGCGATGCTTACTTCAACCCAGGACGCGTGCTGCGAGAGGGAGGCATCGAGCCGCTGATCCGTGGAATGATGGTACAGAAGGCTCAGAAAGTTGATCTGCAATTTTCTGATTCTGTACGCAACTTTTTATTTGGAACCAATACGATGGGGCTTGATCTGGTGGCTATTAATATTCAAAGAGGAAGAGATCACGGCCTTCCAGATTACAACACCGTGCGAGAGGGTGTGGGTTTGCCAAAGCGTACTTCGTTTGCAGACATAACCCCTGATAAGACCGTCCATGAGGAGTTACAGAAAGTGTACTCGAGCGTAGACGATATTGATCTATGGATTGGGGGACTGGCCGAACCACATGTGGAGGGGGGCTGTGTAGGGGAAACTTTCGCCCGCATTATCGCTCTTCAGTATCGAGTACTTCGAGACGGGGATCGATTCTGGTACGAGAACACAGACACGGCCTTGTACCAGTTAAAAGACAGGACCACTCTGCCGACTAAAGGCACCAGCATGGTAGATGTGTTGTACAGAAACACAGGAATAAAATGGAAAGGGTCACCATTTTTTGTTAAGGACATGTGA
- the LOC137984347 gene encoding uncharacterized protein isoform X2, giving the protein MDFSGEDVFVYSYLYENLTTTSDGELLARILVRPKSDTIMAQSDEVSMTTEDGHLHIPVLQNDYSKDRSAVCITKEEKHYSEDKQVKFEEIAEILGMTAIQQKPPKAPDCLFDQFDPNLKIWIPGSFCIVEISSGAAATADYDGDGLMDLYYARMDGPDQLWRNLGNGTYQDYTAEANLSSTAFHRSSAVVWLDIDNDGDMDLYIGTMAESRFFLYVNDGMGHYTEEAEERGLALQPKIPPYKTSTMTIAVGDYNKDGWLDIYTTEWLPHLDLSFDYNNASHSNVKLLRNLGAEGKPGHFEDVTERAGLAKTAEPTVDADRFGGVDVRYYGVMNTGLIKDILPGPFKLGALFTDLDDDGYQDLVTTGDFRTSDVYWNNGDGTFTRGTKEANLGTDENGMGIAVADYDMDGRQDWFVTSIYMSKEQMEPFRDVYLGGGFIFGHTGNRLYRNEGGRKFSDRTDEVGVRYGNWGWGSAFFDYDNDGDLDLIHTNGFDDPDVTDTDFLHHTPTRLYDNMFFEDNNGSARFMETGFRKGISDVFDGRGAFVFDYEEDGDLDVFISNNANRPVFYRNIGGNKQDYIRVTVLEASVDRESIGAMVYLYSPKLKREVMREIRSVSGFSGQGEYVAHFGLGSETEDTFRIRVYWPVTNNTRIIHNVTRRSSVTVRDIWGHRNAVEETKSPSESSPRCTRLLVKEVARAPAHGQVVVGPKHVTYYPDADFAGEDSFNYAVSDGVNSAIATVNVKVTKVDTPPPSPEQLAEKFPRLDAVNNNPDHPDWGKPFMPLLRLLPSAYDDGFDAPAGSNRSSPRLISNVVCDQRIDVFSEPGLNDFHMHFGQMLAHDTDFATPYANFLTTDNLGIPIPEGDPWFDPHSSGKEIMRFRRSGIMQTSGKLHGRPREQVNKVTAFIDLSLVYGSDDGRALALRTMENGKLKHQSSDIIDFNKKELTNLNLLNGPRDKMLVSGDNRVNVQPGLIAFHTLWSREHNRICDDLLQQPRYQNMDDETLFNHARTLTRAKWQKIVWTEFLPTVIGLQEYENLGEYKGYNSSIHVGIFNEFGTAAFRFGHSQVGNIMPRLDENWTMIGSGHLSLRDAYFNPGRVLREGGIEPLIRGMMVQKAQKVDLQFSDSVRNFLFGTNTMGLDLVAINIQRGRDHGLPDYNTVREGVGLPKRTSFADITPDKTVHEELQKVYSSVDDIDLWIGGLAEPHVEGGCVGETFARIIALQYRVLRDGDRFWYENTDTALYQLKDRTTLPTKGTSMVDVLYRNTGIKWKGSPFFVKDM; this is encoded by the exons ATGGATTTCTCAGGCGAAGATGTCTTCGTGTATTCGTACCTTTATGAAAACCTCACCACGACTTCCGATGGAGAGCTTCTAGCTAGAATCCTTGTTCGACCGAAGTCCGATACTATAATGGCACAATCTGATGAAGTCAGCATGACTACGGAAGATGGACACTTGCACATTCCAGTATTGCAGAATGACTACAGTAAGGACAGATCAGCGGTGTGTATAACAAAAGAAGAGAAGCATTACTCTGAAGATAAACAG GTAAAGTTTGAGGAAATAGCCGAAATTCTTGGCATGACAGCCATCCAGCAGAAGCCACCTAAAGCACCAGACTGCCTGTTCGACCAGTTTGATCCAAACCTGAAAATCTGGATTCCTGGATCGTTTTGCATAGTTGAGATCAGCTCGGGGGCTGCAGCAACCGCTGACTATGACGGTGACGGGCTCATGGACCTTTACTACGCGCGCATGGATGGCCCAGATCAACTGTGGCGTAACCTTGGCAACGGGACGTACCAAGACTACACGGCCGAAGCTAACCTGAGCTCAACCGCTTTCCATCGTTCCTCAGCAGTAGTTTGGTTAGATATTGACAACGATGGTGATATGGACCTGTACATAGGTACTATGGCTGAAAGCAGATTCTTTCTGTACGTAAACGACGGTATGGGACATTATACAGAGGAGGCTGAGGAGAGGGGCCTCGCATTGCAGCCTAAAATACCCCCCTACAAAACAAGCACCATGACCATAGCAGTTGGGGACTATAACAAAGACGGCTGGCTGGATATTTATACAACCGAGTGGTTACCGCATCTCGACCTCAGTTTCGATTACAACAACGCCTCGCACTCAAACGTCAAGTTGCTCAGAAACCTCGGCGCGGAGGGCAAGCCGGGACACTTTGAAGACGTGACAGAACGAGCAGGATTGGCCAAAACCGCAGAGCCCACTGTGGACGCGGACAGGTTTGGTGGTGTAGATGTTCGCTATTACGGTGTTATGAACACTGGGTTGATAAAGGATATCCTTCCAGGACCTTTTAAGCTGGGAGCCCTATTCACAGATTTGGACGATGACG GATACCAAGACCTTGTCACCACCGGAGATTTTAGAACAAGTGATGTTTACTGGAACAATGGCGACGGAACATTCACCCGAGGAACAAAGGAGGCGAATTTAGGCACGGACGAGAATGGTATGGGCATTGCAGTGGCCGACTATGATATGGATGGACGTCAAGACTGGTTTGTTACCAGTATTTACATGTCGAAAGAACAGATGGAGCCATTTAGAGATGTGTATCTTGGCGGGGGCTTTATTTTTGGCCACACTGGAAACAGGCTTTATAG AAACGAAGGTGGACGCAAGTTCTCCGATCGAACGGATGAGGTTGGGGTTCGCTACGGAAACTGGGGCTGGGGCTCAGCTTTCTTCGACTACGACAATGATGGGGACCTGGACCTGATTCACACCAATGGTTTTGATGACCCGGATGTCACTGACACGGACTTTCTTCACCATACGCCGACGCGTCTCTATGACAACATgttttttgaagacaataaCGGGTCTGCCCGGTTTATGGAAACCGGTTTTCGAAAAGGCATCTCCGATGTTTTTGACGGAAGAGGTGCTTTTGTTTTCGACTACGAAGAAGACGGCGACTTGGATGTTTTCATCTCCAATAATGCAAATCGGCCGGTTTTCTATCGCAATATCGGAGGAAATAAACAAGATTACATTCGAGTCACTGTCCTTGAGGCCAGTGTTGATAGGGAGAGCATCGGCGCAATGGTGTATCTCTATTCACcgaaactgaagagagaagTCATGCGCGAAATTCGAAGTGTATCAGGGTTCTCCGGTCAAGGCGAATACGTCGCACATTTCGGGTTAGGTTCGGAAACCGAAGACACCTTCCGAATCCGCGTTTACTGGCCAGTTACAAACAATACTCGTATTATCCATAACGTTACTCGTCGTTCCTCGGTCACCGTTCGGGACATCTGGGGACATCGCAATGCTGTGGAGGAGACCAAGTCTCCGAGTGAGTCGTCACCAAGGTGTACTCGGCTACTGGTAAAAGAGGTCGCCCGGGCACCAGCGCATGGGCAAGTGGTGGTGGGTCCCAAGCACGTGACGTATTACCCTGATGCAGATTTTGCTGGTGAAGATAGCTTCAATTATGCTGTGAGTGACGGTGTGAATTCAGCCATCGCCACAGTCAACGTCAAG GTTACCAAAGTGGACACTCCACCTCCTTCCCCAGAGCAGTTGGCAGAAAAGTTCCCTCGCTTGGATGCAGTCAATAACAACCCCGACCACCCCGACTGGGGAAAACCATTTATGCCGCTACTACGCCTACTCCCCTCAGCTTACGACGATGGCTTCGATGCGCCCGCGGGCTCAAACAGATCGAGCCCACGACTTATTTCAAACGTCGTTTGTGATCAGCGGATTGACGTCTTCAGCGAGCCCGGCCTCAATGACTTCCACATGCATTTTGGTCAGATGTTAGCCCACGATACCGACTTTGCTACACCGTATGCAAATTTCCTGACCACTGATAACTTGGGCATTCCCATTCCGGAAGGAGATCCGTGGTTTGACCCGCATAGTTCAGGAAAAGAGATTATGCGATTCAGACGATCCGGGATCATGCAAACCAGTGGAAAATTACATGGCAGACCAAGAGAACAG GTGAACAAGGTCACAGCTTTTATCGATCTTTCGCTTGTGTACGGCTCTGATGACGGTCGAGCTCTGGCTTTGCGAACAATGGAGAATGGTAAGCTTAAACATCAATCTAGCGACATCATCGACTTCAACAAAAAGGAACTCACAAACCTGAACCTGCTCAACGGACCTCGTGACAAAATGCTCGTGTCAGGTGACAACCGAGTGAACGTGCAACCTGGCCTCATCGCTTTTCACACGCTGTGGTCACGTGAACACAATCGGATCTGCGACGATCTTCTCCAGCAGCCTAGGTACCAGAATATGGATGACGAAACTTTGTTCAACCACGCTCGCACCTTGACTCGTGCTAAATGGCAAAAAATTGTCTGGACCGAGTTCCTTCCAACGGTCATTGGGCTTCAAGAGTACGAGAACCTTGGAGAATACAAAGGTTATAACTCCTCGATCCATGTCGGTATATTCAACGAGTTTGGTACTGCAGCTTTTAGATTCGGCCACAGCCAAGTTGGGAACATAATGCCTCGATTGGACGAGAACTGGACCATGATTGGAAGCGGCCACTTATCGCTTCGCGATGCTTACTTCAACCCAGGACGCGTGCTGCGAGAGGGAGGCATCGAGCCGCTGATCCGTGGAATGATGGTACAGAAGGCTCAGAAAGTTGATCTGCAATTTTCTGATTCTGTACGCAACTTTTTATTTGGAACCAATACGATGGGGCTTGATCTGGTGGCTATTAATATTCAAAGAGGAAGAGATCACGGCCTTCCAGATTACAACACCGTGCGAGAGGGTGTGGGTTTGCCAAAGCGTACTTCGTTTGCAGACATAACCCCTGATAAGACCGTCCATGAGGAGTTACAGAAAGTGTACTCGAGCGTAGACGATATTGATCTATGGATTGGGGGACTGGCCGAACCACATGTGGAGGGGGGCTGTGTAGGGGAAACTTTCGCCCGCATTATCGCTCTTCAGTATCGAGTACTTCGAGACGGGGATCGATTCTGGTACGAGAACACAGACACGGCCTTGTACCAGTTAAAAGACAGGACCACTCTGCCGACTAAAGGCACCAGCATGGTAGATGTGTTGTACAGAAACACAGGAATAAAATGGAAAGGGTCACCATTTTTTGTTAAGGACATGTGA